TCTGATCCGTGTCGAGCGCACGACGCTGAGCGTCGAACGACACATTGAACAGACCCCGCATATCGTTCACCAGGATCAAGTGCACGCTCTGAAAGGATTCGAGGATTCTGCGGTGCAATCAAGACAACCCCGCGAGGGTCGCTTCTATCTGGTCTTGCCGGTGTTGGCGATGAGTGATGGCTGGCATCGTGTGGGACGCTTGCTGATCGATTATTCCGGTGCTTCCTCGCTCGACGAAACGGCCTTCGCCGACTGGCTGGACGACACACTCAAACAACTCGACGCCGAAACTCTAGTGCAGTTACGCAACCAGCTTCAGCCACGCCTGGTACAATGGATGAACGATCACCTGCGCCGTCCGCCGGTCGTGCACCTGCAGATCAGCGCCGCCGAAACGGCTTCTTGACGGCCTTTACTTGCCTGTCGATTAAGCAACAATCGCCAGCAAATAGAGCCGGAAAAAAAAGCGGACGCAATGCATCCGCTTTCTGGAACGAGGCCACCCGAGCGATCTTCTGAAGAGGATCGAAGCCATTCAGGCCTTTTCGAGCGTGTCCTTCTTGGGCGGGCGACCGCGACGCTTGGGTTGTTCGCCAACCAGGTCGTCGAGAGAAAGCCCGGCGTCATTGATCGCTTCACGAATCTCCTCGAGCTTGCGCGCCTTGACCGTTTCCTCTTCCTGCCGGCGACGTTCTTCATCCTGCTTTTGCTCGATCACCTCGTTAATCACTTCAGCGAGCTTATGGAGCTGCTCCATGCTCAATTGTCGAGCGGCTGCCCGCGCCACATTCTTGTTGCGAGCGATTTTTTCCAGGGACTCGGTAGACATCGGCCTCCTCCATTCAAAGCGTCAATTACTGCAAACGGTGTGTGAATGTAAAAAGTATATGCCCTGAAGGCCGATTGGCAAGCAAAGTTACGCAATAATGGCCGCCCGATATTCACCAGGAGTCTCGTAAAAAAGGCCGGGGGGAAGCGCTGAAAGAGAGAAAGCCAGGCTGTACTCAACCACCCGTCATGTTCATGAAACGCACCACCTGAACGTCACCGTCGGTCGAGAAATGATGGCGCTCGGGCTTGAGCGGCATGGCACCGACGATGCGCTCCTTGAGGGCACCGATGTCGCCCGGATAGCGCCGCAGAACCTCGCGCAGGTCCACCGAATGCTCATTGCCCAGGCACAACAGCAAACGCCCTTCCACGGTAACCCGGACGCGGTTGCAGCTGGCGCAGAAGTTATGGCTGTGCGGAGAAATGAAGCCGATGCGAGACGCACTGTCCGGCATGCGGTAATAGCGTGAGGGACCCAGTGTCGTCTCGGTGGTCGGCAGCAAGGTATGCCGCGCCTCGATCAAGCGCTGTACCTCGTCGCTGGAACAGTAGGTTTCAGCGCGAGAATGATCCGAGACATCGCCCAGCGGCATTTCCTCGATGAAACTGATGTCGATGCCCTCGTCGCGGGCGAAATCGACCAGTTCGGTAACCTCGTCGTCATTGCGTCCCCGCAGAATCACCGCGTTTAGCTTGATTCCCTCGAAGCCGGCATCCTGGGCGGCATGAATGCCATCGATGACCCGGTGCAGGTCGCCGGTGCGCGTCAAGCGCTTGAAGCGCACCGGGTCCAGTGAATCGAGACTGATGTTGAGGCGCTTAAGCCCGCCCTGGCGAAGCGCCTTGGCATGCTTGCCCAGACCCGCGCCGTTGGTGGTCATGGCGAAATCCTTGAGGCCATCGAGAGCGCCGATATCGCTCACCAGATCCTCGATGCCCCGCCTGACCAGGGGCTCGCCGCCGGTCAGACGAATCTTCTCGACACCCAATTCGATGAAAGCCCGGGCAACTTGCGCCAACTCTTCAAGGGTCAAGACCTGTGCGCGAGGCAGAAAGGTCATCTCCTCGCTCATGCAATAGACACAGCGAAAATCGCAGCGATCCGTCACCGATATCCGCACATAGCGAACGCTACGCTGATAGTTGTCGATCAACTGGGTCATCATCACCTCCAGCGCTCGGCTGCCTGCCTGTCCGTGTCCCGCTCGGCGACCCAGTAATCGCCGTGGGCGGTGTGTTCCTTTTTCCAGAAAGGGGCGCGGGTCTTAAGATAATCCATTATGAATAGACAGGCATCGAATGCCGCCTGTCGATGGGCGCTGGCAACCGCAACCAGCACGATCGGGTCGCCCGGTTCCAATCGGCCGACACGGTGTATGAGCCGTACGCCATTGAGCGACCAGCGGCGTCCGGCCTCGGCGACGATCTCGCCCAAAGCCGACTCGGTCATGCCCGGATAGTGTTCCAACGACAATGCCGTGACGTCGGGCCGCTCGTTGAAATCGCGCACCAGTCCCGTAAAGCAGACCACCGCACCGATATCGTTTCGCTGAGCAACGAGAGTCGCCTGCTCGGCGCCAACATCGAAGCACTCATGCTGCACACGGATCATCTCAGCCTCCGGTGACCGGTGGGAAGAAAGCGACCTCGTCGCCATCGGTCAGATGGTTGTCCTCGCCACTCATGACCTGGTTGATCGCGCACAGCACCCGGCTTTCCGAGAGCATCGAGAATCGCTCGTCGCGTGCCACCAGGGCCGACTTGAGGCCCGCGATATCCGGGGTCGGCAGTGTCTCGAAGGGGATCTCCAGATCGCTGACCCCCAGGCGTTCGCGTAATTCGGCGAGACATTTGACATGGATGCAGGGCGCTTCGGCACGCGGTGCGATACCGACACAGCCCTCCTGGCATTCGCCGGTCACTATCGGTTGGACCGCACCCGGTTGGACCGCACCCGGTTGGACCGCACCCGGTTGGACCGCAGCCATTTCGTCTGACGCCGCCCCGGCGTCGTAGCGATAGTCGCCGGAGCGTCCGCCGCTCTTGGCCTGCAGGCGTATTTCGCCGATTTCCAGCGTCTTGTCGACCGCCTTGCACATGTCATAGAGAGTCAGGCACGCCACCGAGACCGCGGTCAATGCCTCCATTTCAACCCCGGTCTGGCCGGAAAGCCGGCACAGCGCGGTGACGTTGACGCAACGTCCAGCCTCGTCGAGTTCGAAATCGACCGTCACCTTCGACAGTGCCAGCAGGTGGCATAACGGAATCAGCTCGTGGGTACGCTTGGCGGCCTGAATGCCGGCGATACGCGCCGTCGCCAACACATCGCCCTTGGGCAGGCCACCCTCGGCGAGCAGCGCCAGCGTCGCGGGTTGCATCCGAATGCGACCGCTCGCCAGTGCCTCGCGGCGAGTGGTCTGCTTGTCACCGACGTCGACCATGTGGGCCTCGCCGCGTGCATTGATGTGGGTCAGGCTCATGTCAGCTCACCAAAGGGTTGCAGTAATACGGTTTCGCCCTCGCCGATGTCGCCACGGGACGCCTCGATCTCGATCAGGCAATTGGCCGCTGCCATCGAGGATAGAATCCCCGAGCCCTGATGCCCCGTCGTACGCACATGCAGTTGTCCGGTCGCGTCGATTCTATAGACGCCACGATGGAAATCGACGCGACCGCTGCGACTGCGCATCGCTTCATCGGCGATTGCGCTCCAGCGCGTCGGCTGCCAGGCGTATTCGCCCTGGAGCCTGCGCAGCAATGGCTGGACGAACTGCAGGAAAGTCACCATGACCGCCACCGGATTACCCGGCAGGCCGAAGAACGGCACTTCGTTCTCGCCCAGCATCCCGAAGGCCAACGGCCGCCCGGGACGCATGGCGATTCGCCAGAATCCCAGACGACCAATGCTCGACAGCGCCGGCTTGATCCAATCGGCCTGGCCACTCGAGACGCCACCGCTGGTGATGACCATGTCGGCCCGCGTGGCGGCACCTGTCAGCGCGTCGCGAATCGCCTCGGGCCGGTCGGCGAGAATGCCCAGATCGTCGACTTCGCAGCCCAGCGCCTCGAGCAACCCACGCAATGAATAACGATTGGCATCGTAAACGCCCGCCGCACCGAGCGCTTCACCCGGCGAGGTGACTTCGTCGCCGGTGGAAAAGATCGCCACCCGCGGCCGACGCACCACCTCGATGCTGTCGACCCCCAGCGAGGCCAGCAGGCCCAGGTGCTGGGGTCGCAGCCGCGTGCCTGCAGCCACGGCGCAACTGCCACGGACGATGTCTTCGCCGGCGTGGCGCACGTTCTGACCCCGGCTGACCCGCTGCGGCTGATGGATCCTCGCCAGCCGCGACCGGACATCGATGTCCAACTGCTCGTGCATGATGACGGTATCCGCCCCTTCCGGCAGCGGCGCGCCGGTGGTGATCGAGACCGCCTCAGCGTAGCCCAGCGGAGACTCGAAGCGATGCCCGGCCAGGACTTCGCCGACCAGGGTTACCCGTGTCGGCGCAGGCCAGGCCAGCGCGATACCGTCCATCGCCGCGTTGGTGTTCTGCGGGACATCGATCGGCGAGATGCACTCCTTGGCCAACACCCGGCGAGCCGCCGCCGTCAGTGGCAGGCGTTCGGCGGGCAAGCGGGCGGCCACCAGCTCGCTCAGCGACGTCAGCGCCTCGTCGACATCGAGCATCCGCTCGCCGAGCGCAAAGCAGGATAGCGTCATGACGAGTCACCGCCGGGCCGGGGCCCACGGCAGCCCGCCCAGGCAGCCGGCCAATCACGGACGAAAGCGGTCAGCGCGCCCAAGTCGTTGAGATCCAGTGCCGCCACGCCGGCCGGCAGGACCAATTCGGCATCGCTGGCCACGGCCTGGATCCAGGGGTCCTCGCCAGCCAGCAACGGCTTGCCGAGCGACGGCCGGTGCAGTTCGAGCTTGGGCAAGGGCCAGTGCCTGAAGCCTTCGACGAGCACCAGATCCGGTCGCATCAGTTGGACGTGCTCGAGCAGTGCCGCCAGGTCCGGCCCCTCGTCTCTGGGCGATGCCTGCGCTTCCTCGCCGGACGTCTCATGACATGGCGTCTCATTACATGGCGTCTCATTACATGGCGTCTCATTACATGGCGTCTCCATCATCAGCGCGAAGCGCTCGCGCGAGGCGACCAGCATCGGCGTGGCCCCGGCCTGGCGCAGGCGATAACTGTCCTTGCCGGGCCTGTCGATGTCGAAGCGATGATGGGCATGCTTGATCACCGCCACCCTGAGGCCCGCTTGGCGCAGCCGAGGCAGCAAGGCTTCCAGCAGGGTGGTCTTGCCCACCCCGCTCCAGGCGGCGATTCCCAGCAAGGGCACGGGCTGTCTGTCCAGATCGAGTTTCATCGGACTCCGCTAATAAGAGCTTTCCGTCGCCATCGCCATGGCGCGCATCCCCGTAGCCAGGTACCCGGCTTACGAGGCCGTCAGGCTGACGACATCGTGCGGTGAATTGATATTGGCGAATGCCTCGGGGCAGTCGCTGAAATCGACGCTCACCCAGGCATGCCGGGCATACCAGCGCTCGACCTTGCGCTCACCGGCCGCCAGGGCCCGTTCGAGATCCGCCGCCAAGCCGCGACGCAGCAGCGCGACCACCGGCTGGCTGCGCTCGCCATCGTGGGCCACGGCGATATCGTGGGCACCGAGCGACGCGTACAAGCGTTCGACGAGATCCAGCGGCAGACAGGGTGTGTCGCAGGGCACTACCAGCACCAGAGGCGTCTCGGCCGCACACAGCCCGCTCCAGATTCCCATCAACGGGCCCTGATACCCCCCCGAGCGATCGCCGATGACCGGCCAGCCCAGCGCCTCGTAGGCCGTCCGGGAGCGGTTGGCGTTGATCAGCACATGATCCACTTGCCGCGCCAGCCGCGACAGCACCCACTCGATCAGCGAGCGCTGCCGATAGCTCGCCCAGCCCTTGTCGATGCCGCCCATCCGGCGCCCCCGCCCTCCGGCGAGCACTAGTGCGGTGATCGCTTCGTCCATTCTGCATGCCTCGCGATGCCGCCGGGCGATCCGCGGCGGCGGCCGGCTTCCATGATTCAGCCTAGCACCGACCGGCCATGGCGGGCCATCATTCGCCCCGCCAGGCCAGGCACCGGCGATGCTTATCCTCAAACGTCTAACACGCTATCATCGCGGCCAGCTTGTTCAACAAGGATTCTCGATGAGCGGTTTCGACGTCGGCACACGCCTCAAGCAACTCCGTCAGCACAATGGGCTCTCGCAACGTGAGCTGGCCAAGCGCGCGGGGGTGACCAACAGCACCATTTCGCTCGTCGAGCAGAACCATGTCAGTCCATCGGTAAGCTCATTGAAAAAGATCCTCGATGCCATCCCGATCTCGATCAGCGAATTCTTCGCCGGCGAGGAGCTGGCCCAGGAGCAGATCTTCTATCGCGCCGAGGAGCTCACCGAGATCGGCGACGGCACCCTTTCCTGGCGTCTGGTCGGTGCCCGGCGTCCCAATCGGCGCATGTCGATCATTCACGAACATTACCCGCCGGGCTCGGACACCGGCGCCGACATGCTCGAACACGAAGGCGAGGAAGGCGGTATCATCGTCGCCGGAACCATCGAGCTGTGGGTCAACGGCGACGTCCGTCGACTCAACGCCGGCGACGGCTATTATTTCGATTCGCGGCTGCCGCATCGCTTTCGCAACGTCGGCGACAGCGACTGCGTGATCGTCAGCGCCAACAACCCGCCGAGCTTCGCCGACGGCGGCGACAGCCACCATGGCTGAGCGCTAGCAGCTCATCGAGCTGGTGCGTACCGGCTTTGAAGCAATCATCTTTGAAGCAATCATGCCTCAGCGGGTACCGAATATCTTGTCGCCGGCGTCGCCCAGACCGGGAACGATGTAGCCATTCTCGTCGAGACGTTCGTCGATCGACGCGGTGTAGATGTCAATCTCCGGGTAGGCCTCCTGGACCCGCTTCAGGCCCTCGGGGGCGGCCACCAGCACGATCACCTTGACCAGCGGGCAGCCGCGCTCCTTGAGCATGTCCAGGGTGGCGACCATCGAGCCGCCGGTGGCCAGCATCGGGTCGATGACGATCGCCAGACGCTCGTCGAGATCGTTGGTGAACTTCTCGAAGTACGGTACCGGCTCGAGTGTCTCTTCGTTGCGATACAGCCCCACCACGCTGATCCGCGCGCTGGGAATCAGGTCGGTGACGCCATCGAGCATGCCCAGGCCGGCGCGCAGGATCGGCACGATGGTGACCTTCTTGCCCTTGAGCTGCTCGACTTCGATCGGCTCGCCATTCCAGCCGTCGATGGTCTGCGCCTCGAGCTCGAGATCCTGGGTGGCTTCGTAGGTCAGCAACTTGGCGACCTCGCCGGCCAGTTCACGAAAGCTCTTGGTGCTGATGTCGGCGGTGCGCATCAGGCCCAGCTTGTGCTTGACCAGCGGATGTTGGATGGCATGAACGCTCATGGCGAGAACCCTTGCTTGGCAGTGAGAAAGCTGGGCGCATTCTAGCGCGCCGGGCCGCGCGGGTTAAGCGGCGGCCGCGGCAATCGCACCGCACACGCGCCCGGCGTTAGCCCGTCGCGCTGGCCGGCAACTGCCAGTCGATGGGCCGACCGCCACGCGCGGCGAGAAACGCATTGGCCTGCGAAAAATGCCGCTGGCCGAAGAACCCGCGATGGGCCGACAACGGCGATGGATGCGGCGCATGCAGGACGCAATGCTTGTCGCGATCGACGAACGACGCCTTCTTCTGGGCATAGCTGCCCCACAGCAGGAAGACCACGCCGCTGCACTGCTCGTTGACCACCTGGATGGCGCGATCGGTGAATGTCTCCCAGCCCTGATTGCGATGCGAACCGGCATTGCCGCGCTCGACGGTCAATACGCTGTTGAGCAGCAGCACGCCCTGGCGCGCCCAGCTTTCCAGGAAGCCGTGATTCACCGGAGTGAACGCGACGTCCTGAGCGAGCTCCTTGTAGATGTTCTGCAACGAAGGCGGCGTGGCCACGCCGGGGCGCACCGAGAAGCACAGCCCATGCGCCTGGCCGGGGCCATGGTACGGGTCCTGACCGAGTATCACGACCCGCACCCGATCGAGCGGAGTCAGCTCGAAGGCGCGGAACCAGTTCGACGAGT
The genomic region above belongs to Halomonas zincidurans B6 and contains:
- the moaC gene encoding cyclic pyranopterin monophosphate synthase MoaC — encoded protein: MSLTHINARGEAHMVDVGDKQTTRREALASGRIRMQPATLALLAEGGLPKGDVLATARIAGIQAAKRTHELIPLCHLLALSKVTVDFELDEAGRCVNVTALCRLSGQTGVEMEALTAVSVACLTLYDMCKAVDKTLEIGEIRLQAKSGGRSGDYRYDAGAASDEMAAVQPGAVQPGAVQPGAVQPIVTGECQEGCVGIAPRAEAPCIHVKCLAELRERLGVSDLEIPFETLPTPDIAGLKSALVARDERFSMLSESRVLCAINQVMSGEDNHLTDGDEVAFFPPVTGG
- the moaE gene encoding molybdopterin synthase catalytic subunit MoaE, producing MIRVQHECFDVGAEQATLVAQRNDIGAVVCFTGLVRDFNERPDVTALSLEHYPGMTESALGEIVAEAGRRWSLNGVRLIHRVGRLEPGDPIVLVAVASAHRQAAFDACLFIMDYLKTRAPFWKKEHTAHGDYWVAERDTDRQAAERWR
- the mobA gene encoding molybdenum cofactor guanylyltransferase MobA; protein product: MDEAITALVLAGGRGRRMGGIDKGWASYRQRSLIEWVLSRLARQVDHVLINANRSRTAYEALGWPVIGDRSGGYQGPLMGIWSGLCAAETPLVLVVPCDTPCLPLDLVERLYASLGAHDIAVAHDGERSQPVVALLRRGLAADLERALAAGERKVERWYARHAWVSVDFSDCPEAFANINSPHDVVSLTAS
- the upp gene encoding uracil phosphoribosyltransferase — translated: MSVHAIQHPLVKHKLGLMRTADISTKSFRELAGEVAKLLTYEATQDLELEAQTIDGWNGEPIEVEQLKGKKVTIVPILRAGLGMLDGVTDLIPSARISVVGLYRNEETLEPVPYFEKFTNDLDERLAIVIDPMLATGGSMVATLDMLKERGCPLVKVIVLVAAPEGLKRVQEAYPEIDIYTASIDERLDENGYIVPGLGDAGDKIFGTR
- a CDS encoding cupin domain-containing protein — protein: MSGFDVGTRLKQLRQHNGLSQRELAKRAGVTNSTISLVEQNHVSPSVSSLKKILDAIPISISEFFAGEELAQEQIFYRAEELTEIGDGTLSWRLVGARRPNRRMSIIHEHYPPGSDTGADMLEHEGEEGGIIVAGTIELWVNGDVRRLNAGDGYYFDSRLPHRFRNVGDSDCVIVSANNPPSFADGGDSHHG
- the mobB gene encoding molybdopterin-guanine dinucleotide biosynthesis protein B; translation: MKLDLDRQPVPLLGIAAWSGVGKTTLLEALLPRLRQAGLRVAVIKHAHHRFDIDRPGKDSYRLRQAGATPMLVASRERFALMMETPCNETPCNETPCNETPCHETSGEEAQASPRDEGPDLAALLEHVQLMRPDLVLVEGFRHWPLPKLELHRPSLGKPLLAGEDPWIQAVASDAELVLPAGVAALDLNDLGALTAFVRDWPAAWAGCRGPRPGGDSS
- the moaA gene encoding GTP 3',8-cyclase MoaA, producing MMTQLIDNYQRSVRYVRISVTDRCDFRCVYCMSEEMTFLPRAQVLTLEELAQVARAFIELGVEKIRLTGGEPLVRRGIEDLVSDIGALDGLKDFAMTTNGAGLGKHAKALRQGGLKRLNISLDSLDPVRFKRLTRTGDLHRVIDGIHAAQDAGFEGIKLNAVILRGRNDDEVTELVDFARDEGIDISFIEEMPLGDVSDHSRAETYCSSDEVQRLIEARHTLLPTTETTLGPSRYYRMPDSASRIGFISPHSHNFCASCNRVRVTVEGRLLLCLGNEHSVDLREVLRRYPGDIGALKERIVGAMPLKPERHHFSTDGDVQVVRFMNMTGG
- the glp gene encoding gephyrin-like molybdotransferase Glp, which translates into the protein MTLSCFALGERMLDVDEALTSLSELVAARLPAERLPLTAAARRVLAKECISPIDVPQNTNAAMDGIALAWPAPTRVTLVGEVLAGHRFESPLGYAEAVSITTGAPLPEGADTVIMHEQLDIDVRSRLARIHQPQRVSRGQNVRHAGEDIVRGSCAVAAGTRLRPQHLGLLASLGVDSIEVVRRPRVAIFSTGDEVTSPGEALGAAGVYDANRYSLRGLLEALGCEVDDLGILADRPEAIRDALTGAATRADMVITSGGVSSGQADWIKPALSSIGRLGFWRIAMRPGRPLAFGMLGENEVPFFGLPGNPVAVMVTFLQFVQPLLRRLQGEYAWQPTRWSAIADEAMRSRSGRVDFHRGVYRIDATGQLHVRTTGHQGSGILSSMAAANCLIEIEASRGDIGEGETVLLQPFGELT
- the ung gene encoding uracil-DNA glycosylase, whose protein sequence is MSQVPLPESWAHYLGGEFEAPYMHTLRDFLAREKAAHKVIYPHSSNWFRAFELTPLDRVRVVILGQDPYHGPGQAHGLCFSVRPGVATPPSLQNIYKELAQDVAFTPVNHGFLESWARQGVLLLNSVLTVERGNAGSHRNQGWETFTDRAIQVVNEQCSGVVFLLWGSYAQKKASFVDRDKHCVLHAPHPSPLSAHRGFFGQRHFSQANAFLAARGGRPIDWQLPASATG